From the genome of Proteus vulgaris, one region includes:
- a CDS encoding C40 family peptidase, with translation MRKSVFYPFLLCIILLAGCSSSPSKRIPPAPPLKTQLSDPIMVIVQLKSQLEQWYGTPYSYGGMTSSGIDCSGFVYKTYSDRFDIKLPRMTIDQTKYGTQISKSDLMPGDLVFFKTGGGENGLHVGIYDTDNTFIHASTSKGVTRSSLDNVYWKKTFWQARRL, from the coding sequence AGAAAGTCCGTTTTCTATCCTTTCTTGCTCTGTATTATCCTGCTGGCTGGGTGTTCATCTAGTCCGTCAAAACGCATTCCACCAGCCCCTCCTTTAAAAACACAGCTTTCCGATCCTATTATGGTGATAGTGCAGCTCAAATCACAACTTGAGCAGTGGTATGGCACACCTTATAGTTATGGTGGAATGACATCTTCAGGTATTGATTGTTCAGGGTTTGTCTATAAAACGTATAGTGATCGTTTTGATATTAAATTGCCTCGAATGACTATCGATCAAACCAAATATGGAACACAAATCAGTAAAAGCGATTTAATGCCAGGGGATTTAGTGTTTTTCAAAACAGGTGGTGGTGAAAATGGACTTCATGTCGGTATTTATGATACTGACAACACATTTATTCACGCATCAACTAGTAAAGGGGTTACTCGTTCTTCTCTTGATAATGTCTATTGGAAAAAAACATTCTGGCAAGCTCGTCGATTGTAA
- a CDS encoding lipoate--protein ligase A, which yields MSGKLRLLISESYDPWFNLAVEECIFRQMPADQRVLFLWRNDNTVVIGRAQNPWKECNTRKMDEDGVKLARRSSGGGAVFHDLGNTCFTFMAGKPEYNKTISTQIILDGLSKAGIQATASGRNDLVVPQEEGERKISGSAYKETKDRGFHHGTLLINANLSRLANYLNPDPKKLQAKGITSVRSRVANLVELKSDITHEKLCETITESFFEYYGERVDAEIISPQKLPDLPSFEETFAKQSSWEWNFGQAPAFSHLLDNRFKWGGVELHFDIERGNVIRSQIYTDSLDPAPLEALSDMLVGKRYTPESLKELIQQLIQRYPNNKGELNELEEWLITAIA from the coding sequence ATGTCAGGTAAGTTGCGACTGTTAATTTCCGAATCTTATGATCCTTGGTTTAACCTTGCTGTTGAAGAGTGTATTTTTAGACAAATGCCAGCGGATCAGCGTGTACTTTTTCTGTGGCGTAATGATAACACGGTAGTTATTGGACGAGCCCAAAATCCGTGGAAAGAGTGTAATACGCGAAAAATGGATGAAGATGGCGTGAAATTAGCACGTCGTTCAAGTGGTGGTGGCGCTGTTTTCCACGATCTTGGTAATACCTGTTTTACCTTTATGGCGGGAAAGCCTGAGTATAATAAAACGATCTCAACTCAAATTATACTTGATGGTTTATCAAAGGCAGGTATACAAGCAACAGCATCAGGGCGTAATGATTTAGTCGTACCGCAAGAAGAGGGTGAAAGAAAAATCTCAGGCTCGGCTTATAAAGAGACGAAAGATCGTGGTTTCCATCATGGCACATTATTAATAAATGCTAACTTATCTAGACTAGCCAATTACCTCAATCCAGATCCGAAAAAACTTCAAGCTAAAGGGATCACCTCTGTACGCTCACGAGTGGCTAATTTGGTCGAACTGAAATCTGATATCACTCACGAAAAACTTTGTGAAACTATTACCGAAAGCTTTTTTGAATACTATGGTGAACGAGTAGATGCAGAGATTATTTCCCCGCAAAAATTACCTGATTTACCTAGTTTTGAAGAGACATTCGCTAAGCAAAGTAGTTGGGAATGGAATTTTGGACAAGCCCCTGCATTTTCTCATTTGCTAGATAATCGTTTTAAGTGGGGTGGTGTTGAACTACATTTTGATATTGAGCGTGGTAATGTAATCAGAAGTCAAATCTATACTGACAGTTTAGATCCCGCACCATTAGAAGCATTATCAGATATGCTAGTTGGCAAACGTTATACACCTGAGTCTTTAAAAGAGCTTATTCAGCAACTTATACAGCGTTATCCTAATAATAAAGGGGAGCTTAATGAACTTGAAGAATGGCTTATAACGGCAATTGCTTAG
- a CDS encoding helix-turn-helix domain-containing protein — protein sequence MAENVVNDILKWLETQLQRNEGIKIDTIANKSGYSKWHLQRIFKDFKGCTLGEYVRKRRLLEAAKSLQEKDMSILDIALMYGFSSQATFTRIFKKHFNTTPAKFRENGTMPDTHCFMSCENH from the coding sequence ATGGCTGAAAATGTCGTTAATGATATTCTAAAATGGTTAGAAACCCAGTTACAACGTAACGAAGGTATAAAAATCGATACTATTGCGAACAAAAGTGGTTATTCAAAATGGCACTTACAACGCATATTTAAAGATTTTAAAGGCTGTACATTAGGCGAATATGTCCGCAAACGTCGCTTATTAGAAGCGGCTAAATCATTACAAGAAAAAGATATGTCTATTTTAGACATCGCTTTAATGTATGGCTTTAGCTCTCAAGCAACATTTACTCGTATTTTTAAAAAACATTTTAATACTACACCGGCTAAGTTTAGAGAAAATGGCACAATGCCAGATACTCATTGTTTCATGTCATGCGAAAATCACTAA
- a CDS encoding heme ABC transporter ATP-binding protein has product MIQKQNTSLLYGNNLTYQIGEKTIIDDVSLSLNAGELVTIIGPNGAGKSSLLRLLTGYTTPTQGECYFKQKTYSQWNSQQLAQNRAVMRQNSQLSFSFSVEEVVAMGRTPHGQQHKKIAIETALLQTDCLKFKDRDYRQLSGGEQQRVQLARVLAQLWHPTPQESVLFLDEPTSALDLYHQQHSLRLLKQLAKTQHLMVCCVLHDLNLASLYADRILLLHQGKLVCEGTPHDVLTTENIQQWYGADVSVDTHPEHSYPQVFLRP; this is encoded by the coding sequence ATGATTCAAAAACAAAACACTTCGTTGCTCTATGGAAATAATTTGACGTATCAAATTGGTGAAAAAACTATTATTGATGATGTGTCTCTTTCACTTAATGCCGGAGAGTTAGTCACTATAATTGGACCTAATGGCGCAGGAAAATCATCATTACTACGTTTATTGACAGGTTATACGACACCAACACAAGGTGAGTGCTATTTTAAGCAAAAGACTTATTCGCAATGGAATAGCCAACAATTAGCACAAAACCGTGCTGTTATGCGCCAAAATAGCCAACTCTCATTTTCTTTTTCTGTAGAAGAAGTGGTTGCAATGGGAAGAACCCCTCATGGGCAACAACATAAAAAAATAGCTATCGAAACGGCTCTACTACAAACGGATTGTTTAAAGTTTAAAGATAGAGACTATCGTCAATTATCAGGTGGTGAACAACAACGAGTGCAACTTGCCAGAGTATTAGCTCAATTATGGCACCCTACACCACAAGAGTCGGTATTATTCCTTGATGAACCGACTTCAGCACTTGATCTTTACCATCAGCAACACAGCTTACGCTTACTAAAGCAATTAGCAAAAACACAACATCTTATGGTTTGTTGCGTTCTGCACGATCTTAATTTAGCCTCACTTTATGCCGATAGAATTCTATTATTGCATCAAGGAAAATTAGTTTGTGAAGGTACTCCACACGATGTACTGACAACAGAAAATATCCAACAGTGGTATGGCGCAGATGTGAGTGTTGATACCCATCCAGAGCATTCGTATCCACAAGTTTTTCTTCGTCCATAA
- a CDS encoding FecCD family ABC transporter permease: protein MSRFRSPWMSILVLLFLLTIVTLISVNSGALALSFHTLWNSSFDDMEWQVWLDIRLPRVLLAILVGGALAISGAIMQGLFRNSLADPGLLGISSGAALMVAIVIILPFSFSPVFAFYSHIVAAFVGGLIVAMIIFSLHQLSDGNLARLLLAGIAINALCMSFIGVLSYISTDQQLRQFSLWMMGSLSQIDWKTLSIATLVIIPVSIVACWQSHKLNLLQLGDEEAHYLGLNVRRTKFILLLLSAILIGCAVALSGVIGFIGLVVPHLIRMRIGSNHVWLLPATILGGATLLLAADTLSRTLVSPAEIPVGLITGLIGGPYFLWLILRQPARRMS from the coding sequence ATGTCTCGTTTTCGTTCACCGTGGATGAGTATTTTAGTTTTACTCTTTTTGCTCACCATTGTTACATTAATTTCTGTGAATAGCGGTGCATTGGCACTCTCATTTCATACATTATGGAATAGCTCTTTTGATGATATGGAGTGGCAGGTTTGGCTTGATATACGCTTGCCTCGTGTGCTTTTGGCTATTCTTGTCGGTGGTGCATTAGCGATATCAGGTGCAATCATGCAAGGATTATTTAGAAACTCATTAGCTGACCCTGGGTTACTTGGCATAAGTAGCGGTGCGGCACTAATGGTTGCTATCGTGATTATACTACCTTTCTCTTTTTCACCTGTATTCGCATTTTACAGTCATATTGTAGCCGCCTTTGTTGGCGGCTTAATTGTGGCAATGATTATCTTCTCATTACATCAATTGAGTGATGGTAATTTAGCGCGGTTATTGCTTGCTGGGATTGCTATCAATGCACTTTGTATGTCCTTTATTGGTGTCTTAAGTTATATCAGTACAGATCAACAATTACGCCAATTTTCGCTGTGGATGATGGGGTCATTAAGCCAAATTGACTGGAAAACCTTATCCATTGCAACCCTTGTGATCATTCCAGTCAGTATTGTGGCATGTTGGCAAAGCCATAAATTAAATCTGTTACAACTTGGTGATGAAGAAGCGCACTACTTAGGGCTAAATGTAAGAAGAACCAAGTTTATTTTGTTACTACTTAGTGCCATTTTAATTGGTTGTGCGGTCGCGCTAAGTGGTGTCATTGGATTTATTGGCCTTGTGGTTCCACACCTTATTCGTATGCGTATTGGTAGTAATCATGTATGGCTATTACCTGCTACCATTTTAGGTGGTGCAACACTGTTACTCGCTGCTGATACATTATCCAGAACACTGGTATCTCCAGCAGAAATCCCTGTGGGGCTCATTACAGGATTAATTGGTGGCCCTTATTTCCTTTGGCTTATCTTACGACAACCCGCGAGAAGGATGTCATGA
- a CDS encoding heme/hemin ABC transporter substrate-binding protein, giving the protein MKKWLLLILCSVMSFVSSANERIVTIGGDITEIVFALGSGEQIIARDSTSLVPEQVKALPDVGYMRMLNPEGILSVKPTLIITSELARPSLALRRIKEAGVTVKTITGTHSLEAINEKIDTIATILNKQKEGEQLKEKLTLSISQIPTTPIDKKVIYIMSHGGVVPMAAGQNTAADTIISLVGGKNAMQGFTSYRPLSQEGVIASQPDILLVTKEGIKGIGGIEKLWNLPGIKYTPAGKNKHYVVVDDMGLLGFTLSTPEVMNQIRQALEQ; this is encoded by the coding sequence ATGAAAAAATGGCTTCTTTTGATCCTGTGTAGCGTCATGTCGTTTGTCAGTTCCGCCAATGAACGTATTGTCACTATTGGCGGCGATATCACTGAGATCGTTTTCGCGTTAGGTTCGGGTGAACAAATTATTGCAAGAGACAGCACTAGTTTAGTCCCTGAACAAGTGAAAGCACTCCCTGATGTGGGTTATATGCGAATGCTAAACCCTGAAGGTATCTTATCGGTCAAACCAACATTAATTATAACCAGCGAACTCGCTCGCCCTTCTTTAGCACTACGCCGAATAAAAGAGGCAGGAGTCACTGTTAAAACGATTACAGGTACACATTCATTAGAAGCCATTAATGAAAAAATAGACACCATCGCCACTATTTTAAATAAACAAAAAGAAGGTGAACAGCTAAAAGAAAAACTCACCCTATCTATTAGCCAAATACCCACAACACCTATAGATAAAAAAGTCATTTATATCATGAGTCATGGTGGTGTTGTTCCTATGGCCGCTGGTCAAAATACTGCAGCAGATACCATTATTTCACTAGTTGGGGGTAAGAATGCAATGCAAGGCTTTACGAGTTATCGCCCTCTTTCTCAAGAAGGTGTCATTGCGAGCCAACCTGATATTTTGCTGGTAACTAAAGAAGGTATTAAAGGTATAGGTGGTATTGAAAAACTTTGGAATTTACCCGGTATAAAGTACACACCTGCAGGTAAAAATAAACATTATGTCGTCGTCGATGATATGGGATTGTTAGGTTTTACGCTTTCAACACCTGAAGTTATGAATCAAATTCGTCAAGCATTGGAGCAATAA
- a CDS encoding hemin-degrading factor, protein MNKPLYESYLQAKADKKAPYARDLAAYLNVSEAELTHARVGHDAKRLRNDVQELLKALSKVGEVKAITRNDIAVHEHLGEYTNARFNDHAGLILNPRAMDLRFFFAYWSSIFALAEETSKGTRYSIQFFDMHGDALHKVYTTDNTNMDEWNALIQSFLSEENPALDITPIEPYSNTPVSHELAEQLEQQWRSMTDVHQFFKLLKENNLSRQQAFKAVADDLAYQVDNSALKTLLTLAKEAQNEIMIFVGSRGCVQIFTGQIDRLVPHQFENSDQVWINVFNPAFTLHLIESEIAESWITRKPTQDGFVTSLEIFDSKGQQIAQLYGQRTEGTAEQQQWREQVNTLAKIA, encoded by the coding sequence GTGAATAAACCTCTTTATGAGAGCTACCTGCAAGCAAAAGCGGATAAAAAAGCACCTTATGCCCGTGATCTGGCAGCATACTTAAATGTAAGTGAAGCCGAATTAACACATGCACGCGTAGGACATGATGCAAAACGCTTACGTAACGATGTGCAAGAATTATTAAAAGCCTTAAGTAAAGTGGGTGAGGTCAAAGCCATTACTCGTAACGATATCGCCGTTCACGAACATCTTGGTGAATACACTAATGCACGCTTTAACGATCATGCAGGTTTGATTCTAAATCCTCGAGCAATGGATTTACGCTTTTTCTTCGCTTATTGGTCGAGCATTTTTGCACTCGCTGAAGAAACCTCAAAAGGAACTCGCTATAGCATTCAGTTTTTTGATATGCATGGCGATGCATTACATAAAGTCTATACAACTGACAATACCAATATGGATGAATGGAATGCGCTAATCCAATCATTCTTATCGGAAGAAAATCCAGCTCTAGACATTACCCCTATCGAACCTTATTCAAACACACCTGTTAGTCATGAATTGGCGGAGCAACTTGAACAACAATGGCGTTCAATGACTGATGTTCACCAATTTTTCAAACTACTAAAAGAAAATAACTTGAGTCGTCAACAAGCTTTTAAAGCTGTTGCCGATGACCTTGCTTATCAAGTTGATAACAGTGCACTGAAAACCTTATTAACCCTCGCTAAAGAAGCACAAAATGAGATCATGATTTTTGTTGGAAGCCGTGGTTGTGTGCAAATCTTTACGGGGCAGATTGACCGTTTAGTTCCTCATCAATTTGAGAATAGCGATCAAGTCTGGATTAACGTTTTCAATCCTGCATTTACACTTCATTTAATTGAAAGTGAAATCGCCGAAAGTTGGATCACTCGCAAACCAACTCAGGATGGTTTTGTCACCAGTCTTGAAATCTTTGATAGCAAAGGCCAACAGATTGCCCAGCTTTATGGACAACGTACTGAAGGCACTGCAGAGCAACAACAATGGCGCGAGCAAGTTAATACACTTGCCAAAATAGCCTAA
- a CDS encoding TonB-dependent hemoglobin/transferrin/lactoferrin family receptor translates to MSQSSLLIKFSLLAVAVSSACVSAQEKTQTSEEKKTEVLTVYATGNERDSFTLPMMSTVIKNNNALSETAGSASELLRHVPGISISGAGRTNGETISMRGYSKNGILTLVDGVRQGTDTGHIDSIFIDPLLIKQVEVVRGPSALLYGSGALGGVIAYDTVDASDLLSKNEQGGVRVIGLGNTAQHSQGLGVTAFGKHDNLDGLVALSARDKGDIRYGGGYRAQNDETIINLLSKGRWFIDDSNTLSGQFRYYHNNTNQPKNPQVPSNPTLANVETDRTTTQKDAQLTYQYNPSDLQWVNLKTQAYYSEVDINAKTIQKGFEGREQKTYGIKLENRSQVGMDSFASHGLTYGGEVYKQKQSPSQNTESFPQADIRFMSGWVQDEVTLRDLPVSLILGTRFDKYKSQNDRYDDITADKWSSKGAISITPTDWSMLYTSYSQAFRAPSLGEMYNDAKHFDAPFPGAPTNYWRPNPNLKPETNSTTEYGFGFQFDDLLSNNDNLKIKAAHFNTRAKDYIDADVAIFQGYTQSTNIPRATIWGWDVSMSYQSKFFNWDLAYNHTKGKDNATNASITSIEPDTLTSRFDVPVPSTDFSVGWVSQFTKKTDFTKHDRFNRPTNHQQAGYGVNDFYLRYEGNASLKGLTTSFVLGNAFDKTYYSSAGIPQEGRNAKVLVSYQW, encoded by the coding sequence ATGTCTCAGTCATCCCTATTAATTAAATTTAGTTTACTGGCTGTTGCTGTTTCTTCTGCTTGTGTGTCAGCACAAGAGAAAACACAAACTAGCGAGGAGAAAAAAACAGAAGTGCTTACCGTTTATGCGACTGGTAATGAGCGTGATAGCTTTACGTTACCCATGATGTCAACCGTTATTAAAAATAACAATGCGTTGTCAGAAACCGCAGGTAGTGCTTCTGAATTACTTCGCCATGTGCCCGGAATTTCTATTTCCGGCGCAGGTCGTACTAATGGTGAAACCATCAGTATGCGTGGATACAGTAAAAATGGAATATTGACACTTGTAGATGGTGTACGTCAAGGAACTGACACTGGCCATATTGACAGTATTTTTATTGATCCTCTTCTTATAAAGCAAGTTGAAGTAGTTCGGGGTCCTTCTGCATTATTGTATGGTAGTGGAGCACTTGGCGGTGTTATTGCTTACGATACCGTTGATGCAAGCGATCTACTTTCAAAAAACGAACAAGGCGGTGTACGTGTTATTGGTCTTGGTAATACCGCGCAACATAGCCAAGGTTTAGGTGTTACTGCTTTTGGTAAACACGATAACCTTGATGGTCTCGTGGCATTATCAGCTCGTGATAAAGGTGATATTCGTTATGGTGGGGGTTATCGTGCACAAAATGATGAAACCATTATTAACCTACTCTCCAAAGGGCGTTGGTTTATTGATGATAGCAATACATTAAGCGGACAATTCCGTTATTACCATAACAATACTAATCAGCCCAAAAACCCTCAAGTTCCCTCAAATCCTACACTTGCTAATGTAGAAACTGATCGTACTACAACACAAAAAGATGCACAGTTAACCTATCAATACAATCCTTCGGATTTACAGTGGGTTAATCTAAAAACGCAGGCTTATTACAGTGAAGTTGATATCAATGCCAAAACGATACAAAAAGGATTTGAAGGTCGAGAACAAAAAACCTATGGCATAAAACTCGAGAATCGCTCTCAAGTGGGGATGGATAGCTTTGCATCACATGGGCTTACTTATGGTGGCGAAGTGTATAAACAGAAACAATCACCAAGTCAAAATACAGAAAGCTTCCCACAAGCAGATATCCGTTTTATGTCAGGCTGGGTTCAAGATGAGGTCACTTTACGTGATTTGCCTGTCTCCTTAATTTTAGGAACCCGTTTTGATAAATATAAAAGCCAAAACGATCGTTATGATGATATTACTGCTGATAAATGGTCATCCAAAGGAGCTATCAGCATCACGCCTACTGATTGGTCAATGCTTTATACTTCTTATTCACAAGCGTTTAGAGCACCTTCTTTAGGCGAAATGTATAACGATGCTAAGCATTTTGATGCGCCATTCCCAGGAGCACCAACAAACTATTGGCGTCCTAATCCCAATTTAAAACCCGAAACCAATTCAACCACCGAATACGGATTTGGTTTTCAATTCGATGACTTATTATCTAATAATGATAATCTGAAAATTAAAGCTGCCCATTTCAATACTCGTGCAAAAGATTATATTGATGCAGATGTCGCTATTTTTCAGGGATATACACAATCAACAAATATTCCAAGAGCAACTATTTGGGGGTGGGATGTTTCTATGAGCTACCAATCCAAATTCTTTAATTGGGACTTAGCGTATAACCACACCAAAGGAAAAGATAATGCCACAAATGCCTCAATTACTTCGATTGAACCAGATACATTGACCAGTCGCTTTGATGTTCCAGTTCCAAGCACAGATTTTTCTGTGGGCTGGGTCAGTCAATTTACCAAGAAAACGGACTTTACTAAACATGACCGTTTTAATCGCCCTACCAATCACCAACAAGCAGGTTATGGCGTCAATGATTTTTACCTTCGTTATGAAGGTAACGCCTCCTTAAAGGGGCTAACAACCTCATTTGTACTGGGTAACGCATTTGATAAAACTTATTATTCTTCTGCCGGTATTCCTCAAGAAGGTCGTAATGCAAAAGTACTTGTGAGTTATCAATGGTAA
- a CDS encoding TonB-dependent receptor domain-containing protein, with amino-acid sequence MDIYGMCMLKKHFKYSGIATALCLLYSPIASAHPEKTNTDSLTVVGHKYHELEHNFQSTIETSTPQAKTASTTGEMLKEVAGITLSGTGVTNGANILMRGYDQKGVKILVDGIHQPLENTMNNLGGIFLDPSLIKSINVKHGSASTIHGEGAMGGVVAFNTLDPQSILKKNKNLGAKLFSSYSSADRHFSYGGIIAGQHKLFSGLISYTQRQRGPILLADGQKMDNNESINNYFAKIYLYPTNNQTFIFSARHYDNSGEQREVLHRMGGYGKEESNQVYRDTQQKNYSLTHHYAPESNSWIDLTTYLYYSQFGIKQTFLTDVKLTEYDRKKNEKGDIGLFEARTQSTYGGKLENYTNITPHNNLNLSVIIGTEVYRQKMKPNNKAKNFPLAKMDYAATWLQSTLSTPLFPLSLTAGIRYHYYESVPNKEIDSVIYNHAVRNADTSKLMHKASYRGTTENVKLTFSATPWLQLYTSYSTAFRAPTLSEMFNDSVHFDINRLVRSYWIPNPYLNPERNRTWEYGGKISFQQLLSESDALEIKVAYFDTLSKDYISYAEWMGTIFGRMSLKAYNIANVYIEGTDIALRYTHSWLSAGLSYNRTNTFQLTDSETISPVRPEILTAFIQVPIAKTPFSLGWSGQFASATDSKSGYSGIVAPHNKGKKVTRLQEVVQQFPGYAVHDFSLSYQSKKNKDLQATLMLANAFNYEYFSTRGVPQEGRNIKMSISYRW; translated from the coding sequence ATGGACATTTATGGTATGTGTATGCTGAAAAAACATTTCAAATATTCAGGTATAGCAACAGCTCTTTGTCTGTTGTATTCCCCTATTGCCTCTGCACACCCAGAAAAAACGAACACGGACTCTCTTACTGTTGTTGGTCATAAATATCACGAACTAGAACATAACTTCCAATCTACGATTGAAACCTCAACACCTCAGGCAAAAACAGCGTCAACAACAGGTGAAATGTTAAAAGAAGTCGCAGGTATCACTCTCTCAGGAACAGGCGTGACTAATGGTGCCAATATTCTAATGCGAGGATATGACCAAAAAGGTGTCAAAATTCTCGTTGATGGCATTCATCAACCACTCGAAAACACCATGAATAATTTAGGGGGCATATTTCTTGACCCGTCTTTAATTAAAAGTATTAATGTCAAACACGGTTCCGCCTCGACTATTCATGGTGAAGGCGCTATGGGGGGAGTTGTCGCTTTTAATACTCTCGATCCTCAATCAATATTGAAAAAGAATAAAAACTTAGGCGCTAAATTATTCAGTTCTTATTCTTCTGCTGATCGCCATTTTTCTTATGGTGGGATAATTGCAGGTCAACATAAACTATTCTCTGGTTTGATTTCTTACACTCAACGTCAGCGTGGCCCTATCTTATTGGCTGATGGGCAAAAAATGGATAACAATGAATCCATTAATAACTACTTTGCTAAAATCTATCTCTATCCTACAAATAACCAAACCTTTATTTTCTCAGCTCGCCATTATGATAATTCAGGTGAACAACGAGAAGTATTACATCGTATGGGTGGATATGGTAAAGAAGAAAGTAATCAGGTATATCGAGATACTCAGCAAAAAAATTACTCTCTAACTCATCACTATGCCCCTGAAAGTAATTCTTGGATTGATTTAACAACCTATCTTTATTACTCACAGTTTGGTATTAAGCAAACTTTTTTAACCGATGTAAAACTTACAGAATATGACCGTAAAAAAAATGAAAAAGGTGATATCGGTCTTTTCGAAGCTCGAACACAATCAACTTATGGTGGGAAATTAGAGAATTACACTAATATTACACCTCATAATAATCTTAATTTATCTGTCATTATTGGTACTGAAGTTTACCGACAGAAAATGAAACCCAACAACAAGGCTAAAAACTTCCCATTGGCAAAAATGGATTATGCCGCAACATGGTTACAGAGCACACTGTCGACACCACTATTCCCTTTATCCTTAACTGCGGGTATTCGCTATCACTATTATGAAAGTGTTCCAAATAAAGAAATTGATAGTGTCATTTATAATCATGCAGTTAGAAATGCAGATACAAGTAAACTCATGCATAAAGCAAGTTATCGAGGTACCACTGAAAATGTAAAATTAACATTTTCCGCAACACCGTGGTTACAGCTTTACACGTCATACTCGACTGCATTTAGAGCACCGACATTAAGTGAGATGTTTAATGATTCCGTTCATTTTGATATAAACCGATTGGTAAGGTCTTATTGGATACCTAATCCTTACTTAAACCCAGAAAGAAATAGGACTTGGGAATATGGAGGAAAGATCTCATTCCAACAGTTATTATCAGAAAGTGATGCACTAGAAATTAAAGTAGCTTATTTCGATACATTATCAAAAGACTATATTTCTTATGCTGAATGGATGGGAACGATTTTTGGAAGAATGAGCCTAAAAGCCTATAACATTGCGAATGTTTATATTGAAGGTACCGATATTGCTTTACGTTATACCCACTCTTGGCTCTCTGCTGGATTAAGCTATAACCGAACAAACACATTCCAACTTACAGATAGTGAAACCATCTCCCCCGTAAGACCAGAAATTCTTACCGCCTTTATACAGGTTCCTATTGCCAAAACACCTTTCTCATTAGGTTGGTCAGGACAATTTGCCAGCGCTACTGACTCTAAAAGTGGCTACAGCGGCATTGTTGCTCCACATAATAAGGGTAAAAAAGTCACTCGATTACAAGAAGTTGTTCAACAATTTCCTGGATATGCTGTTCACGATTTTTCACTCAGCTATCAATCTAAGAAAAATAAAGATCTACAAGCAACACTGATGTTGGCAAATGCTTTTAATTATGAGTATTTCTCAACACGAGGTGTGCCACAAGAAGGCAGAAATATAAAAATGTCCATCAGTTATCGCTGGTAG
- the hemP gene encoding hemin uptake protein HemP, with protein sequence MNKKANNLDSSLVKQNSHSSIIQSINSIELLGKDGVVYIQHNGELYQLRQTKSGKLILTK encoded by the coding sequence ATGAATAAAAAAGCTAATAATTTGGATAGTTCATTGGTTAAACAGAACTCTCATTCTTCAATAATTCAATCTATTAATAGTATTGAATTATTGGGTAAAGATGGCGTGGTTTACATTCAACATAACGGAGAGTTGTATCAACTACGTCAGACCAAATCAGGAAAACTGATCCTGACTAAATAA